The Microbacterium sulfonylureivorans region GCCTCGGCATCGTCGCGCGCGACGGCGACGAGCGCGGAGAAGATCACGACGAAGCCGCCCGCGTGGCCGATCGCCCCGATCGCGAGCCAGACCCACAGCAGCTCCGGGGCGAGCAGCAGGCCGCTCGTCACGATCAGCCACGACGCGCAGATCACGAGCGGCGGCACGATCCGCGGCGTGAAGCGCAGCAGTACCGGCACCAGGAACGCGCCGAAGATCCCGACGCCCTGATAGACCGACGCCATCGCTCCCGCGGCCGACGGCCCGAGACCGAGTTCGTCGGCCGCGAAGGTGGGCAGCCACGTCGACAGCGCGTAGTAGATGAGGCACTGCAGCCCGAACGCGGCGAGAAGCAGCCACGCCACCGGCCGCCGCAGCAGCGACCCGCGTCCTCGCGACACGACGGGGAGCGGCCCCGTCAGCGCCGCAGGGTCGACCGGGTCGGCAGCGCGAGGCGAGGCCCCGACCGGCGCGGCTCCCGAGAACCGATCGCCGAGCTCGTTCCCCGCGCGGCGGGTCCGGCCGAGATGCACGCCCCACAGCACGATGCCCGCCACCGTGATCAGCGACCAGGTGAGGAGCGCCGCCGGCCACCCGATCCACAGGGCGAGCGGCGCCGTGAGCAGCGAGGTGATGAGCGATCCCGCGTTGAGCATCGCCGCGTACGCAGCCGTGACGAGAGCGACCCTGTCGGGGGTGACGTCGCGACGGATGATGACGGGGATCACCACGTTGCCGATGGTGATGGATGCCCCGATCACGACCATTCCCGCGAGCATCCATCCGAATCCGGGCAGGGCGCGCACGAACGTTCCCACCAGCACGCCGCTCAGCGAGAGCAGCAGCGCGAACTCGGCGCCCGCGCGCCGGATGACGAGGGCGGCGACGGGTGTCAGGAGCGCGAACATCAGGACGGGCGCCGTGGTGAGCAGCCCTGCCGCGGCAGCCCCGATGCCGAGGTCGTCCTCGATCTCGCTGAGCACCGGGGTCGGGGCGACGATCGGACCCCGCAGGCTCAGGGCCGCGACCATCACGCCGGCGATGACCAGCCACGGGATTCCCCGCCTCGCGTGAGAGGCGAGATCGGGGGTCACTCGTCGAGTCTAGGCCGGGGTGGGAAGACCGAGCCCGGCCGTGATGACGCCCCGGGCCCACGCGTAGTGGCCGCCGCCGCACTCCCACGCGAACTCGCCCAGGGGCGAACCCTGCGTCCACGCGTACGCGTCTGGAGCCGCCAGCTCGGCGTCCGTGTGCAGCGCCACCATCGCCTGGAGCGACTCGTGCGATGCACGGAGGAGCGCGAGGAGCTCGGGAAGGCTGGTGTCCTGCCACTGCTGACGGAGCTCCTCGTTCAGCGAGTCGAGCTCGCGCCACGTGTAGCCCTCTGCCGGGATCGCCGGAGCGCCGCCGACCTCGCCGTCCGCGTACCACTTCTCGAGCAGGATGTGCCAGGCGTGCAGATGGGCGATGACGTCTCGCAGGTTGCGATCTCGTGCGTCTCCGGCGAAGGGCTCGTCGAGGCGTTCGGCGGGCAGCCCGTCGATCATCGCCAGCAGCTGTTCGAACTCGGCGTCGTTGCGTGCGATCAGCTCGGAATGCGTGTAGTCCACGACGCCACCGTAGCCCTCGTGCGCGCCGAGGTCATCGGGGTCGTCCGGTCCACTCCCGCAGCCGATCGAGGGGCCAGGTGGTGACGATCCGCTCCGGCGGCACGCCCGCGCGCTCCGCACGCTCGGCGCCGTGGTCGATGAGCGACAGCTGACCCGGGGCGTGCGCATCGGAGTCGATCGAGAACAGGCACCCGATGTCCAGTGCGAGGGCGAGAAGGTCGTCGGGAGGATCCTGCCGCTCGGGACGCGAGTTGATCTCGACGGCCACGCCGTGCGCTGCGCACGCCTCGAAGACGGCCTTCGCGTCGAACGTCGACTGCGGCCTCGTGCCGCGCGAACCCTCGACGAGTCTTCCGGTCACATGGCCGATGACGTCGACGTGCGGGTTCGAGGCCGCCACGACGAGCCGCCGGGTCATCGGACCGCGCTCCATCCGCAGCTTCGAGTGGGCCGAGGCGACGACGATGTCGAGCGCATCGAGCAGCTCGGGCTCCTGGTCGAGCGCGCCGGCGTCGAGGATGTCGACCTCGATTCCCGACAACAGCGTGAAGCCCTGGCCGCTCATCCCCGCGACGACCGCGAGCTGCTCGCGCAGTCGTTCGGGAGACAGGCCGTTCGCCACGCGCAGCCGCGGGGAGTGGTCGGTGAGGGCGAGGTACTCGTGGCCGAGGGCGCGCGCCGCGTCGACCATGAGGTCGATCGACGTCAGGCCGTCCGACCAGTCGCTGTGCGAGTGGAGGTCTCCGCGCAGCATGCCCCGCAGCTGCGACGCGACCTGGACGCCGGCTCGCTCACGAAGGTCGGCGAGATAGCCGGGCACGCCGCCGTCCAGCGCCTCCTGGATCACCGCGAAGGTCGAGTCGCCGATCCCCTTCCGGCGACGGAGGGATGCGGCATCCCGCAGCTGGTCATCGGTCAAGCCCTCGATGGAGTCCGCGGCGGCCCGGAACGCCTTGGACTTGTAGTGCGACGAGCGCTCGCGCTCGAGGAGGGTCGCGATCTCGGTGAGGGCGTCGTGGGGGTTCATCGCCGGCCCGCGCGCGGGCGCGGAGTCATTCGGCCGCCAGCGCCGTTCGCTTCACGACCACGGGCACGCTCGCAAGGCGATGGATCGCCCAGCCGAACAGGATCGCGAGGACGCCCATGCCCGCGGCGAAGAGCGCCACGCCGTAGGCGACCACCGAGGTGAACAGCGACGCCCGCAGGAACGACGCCTGCATGACCGTGGCACGCACCGGGTCGTCCTGGTCGAGCTCGGCGTAGGTCTTGCCGCCGGATGCCTCGAGCGCATGGTGGTTGATGATGTCGGCCTGCACGTACGCCGTCACGGGACCGGTGACCTGCTGCCCCTGGAACGCGGCCGCATCGTCGGGGATCGTGATGTTCTCGGCCGTCAGCTGCGACGTCACGCCGATCCACGCGACGATGCCGACGACGATCAGCAGGACGCCGCCGATGATGCCGAGGACTCCCACCGCCTTGACCAGTCCGACCTTCTTGACGGGCGGCTCGACGGCGTCGGCGGTGGTGGTGGGCAGATCCTCGCTCATGGCATCCTCCGTGGGTCAGGTCGTCCTAGGCACACGGTAGCGGCGCGGTCGACGTCGGCGGAAGACCACGCGCCGTGGAAGACGCGGCGGTCAGGCGCCCAGCTCGCGCGTGATCTCGACCCATCGGTCCAGGGTGTTCGCCGCGGCTCCGCTGTCGATGGCCGCCGACGCCTCGTCCCTCGCCTCAGCGAGGCGCTCGAGGATCGGCCGCTGCACCTGTGTCGCGTCCTGGAACAGGCGGTACGCCACGATGCCCGCCGCCGCGTTGAGCAGGACGATGTCGCGGACGGCGCCCTCCTCGCCGCCGAGCACGCGTCGCACCACGGCTGCGTTGTGCGCCGGATCGCCGCCGAGCAGGTCGTCGATGTCGGCCAGCGGGATGCCGAGATCACGCGGGTCGAGGTCGTGCTCGTGGATGTCTCCGCGGCTGACCTCCCACACCCGGCTGTGCCCGGTGGTCGTGAGCTCGTCGAGACCGTCGTCGCCGCGGAAGACGAGCGCGGTCGCGCCGCGGGTGCGGAAGACGCCCGTGATCAGCGGCACGCGGTCGAGCTGGGCGACGCCGACCGCGTTCGCCTCGGCGCGCGCCGGGTTGCAGAGCGGGCCGAGGAAGTTGAAGACCGTCGGCACGCCGAGCTCGCTGCGGGTCGGGCCGGCGTGCTTGAAGCCGGGGTGGAACGCCGCGGCCCAGGCGAACGTGATGCCCGCCCGCGGCAGCGCCGCGGCGACCGCCTCGGGCGGCAGCGACAGGTCGACGCCGAGCGCGCCGAGCACGTCGGACGAGCCCGACGAAGAGCTCGCGGCGCGGTTGCCGTGCTTGACGACGGGCACGCCGGATGCCGCGGCCACGAGCGCGGCCATCGTCGACACGTTCACGGTGCCGAAGCGGTCTCCGCCGGTCCCCACGATGTCGAGGACGGCGGGGTCCACCGGGAGCGGCACAGCCGCCTCGAGGATCGCATCGCGGAAGCCGACGATCTCGTCGACCGTCTCGCCCTTCGCCCTGAGCGCGACGAGGAATCCGCCGAGCTGGGATGGCGTCGCAGCGCCCGACATGATCTGCCGCATCGCCCACGTCGACTCCGAGACGCTGAGATCGCGCCGCTCGAGAAGGGTCGTGAGGATGCCCGGCCAGGTGTACAGCTCCGCCATAACGATGAGCCTAGCCGGGGCGCATGGATCGGAACCGTTTCGTGACACGGCATCCCGCTGCACCCGGTTCTGCGTCTTCACCTCGGGTTCACGGCAGACTCGCGGCGGATCCTTAGGCTGTCCTAAGTCCCCGTCGAGCCAAATGCATGCCTCCCGATGCGAATATCGGGCCGCAGGATCGGCCATAATGGGGAGCGTGACGACCTCCTCAGCGACCTACGCCCAGGCCATGCGGTCCGTCAAGCGGCCCGACCCGGTCGCCGTCGGAACCATCGTGTGGCTCGGCAGCGAGGTGATGTTCTTCGCCGGCCTGTTCGCGATCTACTTCACCCTTCGCAGCACCTCCCCCGACCTGTGGGCGGAGGAGACCCAGCTCCTCAACATCCCGTACGCGACCGTGAACACGATCATCCTCGTGCTCTCGTCGGTCACGTGCCAGATGGGCGTCTTCGCCGCGGAGCGCTTCCAGCCCTATTCGACGCGCAAGCGCGGATGGCTCGGCTGGGGCATGGTCGAGTGGTTCTGGCTGACCTTCGCGCTCGGCGCGATCTTCGTGTCCGGCCAGGTCTGGGAGTACGCGCAGCTCGTCGCCGAGGGGATGCCGATCAGTGCGAACTCGTACGCCTCGGCCTTCTACCTGACGACCGGCTTCCACGCCCTCCACGTCACCGGCGGCCTGATCGCGTTCCTCCTCGTGATCGGCCGCGCATACGCCGTCAAGAACTTCGGGCGCAAGGAGATGACGTCCTCGATCGTCGTGTCGTACTACTGGCACTTCGTCGACGTCGTCTGGATCGCCCTGTTCCTCGTCATCTACTTCCTGAAATAAGAGCGGAGCTGATCCCCGACATGGCACGAGAGACCCCGCGCCGCTCGAAAGGCCGCCGCAGCCCCTGGGCTGCCGCCGCACTCATCGGCATCGGCCTTCTGATCACCGGCGGCGTGTACGCCGGTGCGTCGGCGGCCGTCGCAGCCACCACCGCCGAGACCACCGTCGCCACGGCGTCGACGGTCGAAGACGGCAAGAAGCTGTTCCAGGCCAACTGCGCGACCTGCCACGGACTCGACGTCCAGGGCACCGCCGACGGCCCTTCGCTCTACGGAGTCGGCGAGCTCGCCGTGCACTTCCAGATGAGCACGGGCCGCATGCCGCTCCAGATGCAGGGCCCGCAGGCGCCGCAGAAGCCGGCGCAGTTCACCGACGAGCAGATCGCCGCGGTGGGCGCCTACATCCAGAGCATCGCCCCCGGCCCGACCTACCCCGACGACGAGACGCTCGACGGCGAAGGCAACGCGGCAGAGGGCGGCGAGCTGTTCCGCATCAACTGCGCGATGTGCCACAACGTGGCCGGCGCCGGCGGCGCGCTGACCGAGGGCAAGTACGCCCCGGCGCTCTACAACACGACTCCGCTCAACATGTACGCGGCCATGGTCACGGGCCCGCAGAACATGCCGGTCTTCAACGACATGACGCTGACGACCGAGGAGAAGCGCGACATCATCTCCTACCTGCTCTGGCTGCAGGACAGCCAGTCGCCCGGCGGATTCACGCTCGGATCGCTCGGCCCCGTCTCCGAGGGCCTCTTCATCTGGATCTTCGGCATCGGATCTCTGATCGCCCTCACCGTGTGGATCACGGCGAAATCCAACTGAACCTACTGACACGCAAGAACTGACGAGGAGCAGCATGGCACACGAGGACGACCCGCTCGAGCACGAGAGGGCTTCCTGGAAGCCCTCCCCCGGGCTCGCCGTCGCGGTCACCGACCCGGTGCGCAACCCGGAGCTCCCTCCGCATCGCCCGCGGATGACCGACAAGGACCCGGTGGCCATGAAGGCCGCCGTCCGCACGGTGTACACGCTCTTCTACCTGTCGATCGCCGGCAGCATCTGGGCGATCGCCGCCTACATGCTCTTCCCGATCGAGAGCGGCCGGATGGTCGACATCCGCAACAACAACCTGTTCATCGGCCTCGGCATCGCTCTCGCGCTGTTCGCCATCGGCATCGCCGCGATCCACTGGTCGAAGGCGATCATGTCCGACCACGAGTACACGGAGCCGCGCCACGCGACCCGTGGGCGCGACTCGACGCGTGAAGCAGCGATCGAGGCGTTCGCCGTGGCGAACGAGGAGTCGGGCTTCGGTCGTCGCGTGATGATCCGCAACTCGATGATCGCCGCGCTGGTCGCGTCGGTCGCCCCCGGCATCGTCCTCTTCCGCGGGCTCGCGCCGCAGGACTCGCCCGAGCACCCCAACGGGGGCAATCCCGTGTACCTCCTCAGCCACACCATGTGGAAGGAGGGGACGCGCCTCGCGCACGACCCCAGCGGCGAGCCGATCCGCGCCGCGGACGTCACGCTCGGCTCCGCCGTGCATGTCATCCCCGAAGACCTCGCCGCGATCTCGCACAGCGACGGCTATCTCGAGGAGAAGGCCAAGGCGATCGTGCTCCTCATGCGCCTGCTCCCCGAGCAGATCACCGAAGCGCCCGAGAAGGCCGACTGGTCGTACGACGGCATCGTCGCCTACTCCAAGGTCTGCACGCACGTCGGCTGCCCGGTCGCCCTCTACGAGCAGCAGACCCACCACCTGCTGTGCCCCTGCCACCAGTCGCAGTTCGATGTCACCGACGCCGCGAAGGTGATCTTCGGCCCGGCGGCCCGCCCGCTGCCGCAGCTTCCGATCACCGTCGACGATGAGGGCTACCTCGTCGCGCGCAGCGACTTCACCGAACCCGTCGGCCCGAGCTTCTGGGAGCGTCATTGAGTACCGCAACCGCCACCGAGAACCTCGTCGAGGCTCCCCCGGCCGCGACGCCGCCGCGTGACAAGCCGCTCGGTGGCCGCTTCGTCGGCGCCGCGTCGAACTACATCGACGAGCGCACCAGCCTGTCGGGCTTCGTCAAGGAGCTCGGCCGCAAGATCTTCCCCGACCACTGGTCGTTCATGCTCGGCGAGATCGCGCTGTGGAGCTTCGTCGTCGTGCTGCTCACCGGCACGTTCCTGACGTTCTTCTTCCAGGCCTCGATGGTCGAGACCCACTACACCGGCGCCTACCTGCCGATGCGCGGCATCGAGATGTCGGCGGCCATGGCCTCGACGCTCGAGATCTCGTTCGACCTGCGCGGCGGGCTCCTCGTCCGCCAGATGCACCACTGGGCCGCGCTCGTGTTCGTCGCCGGCATCGGCGTCCACATGCTCCGCGTGTTCTTCACCGGCGCCTTCCGCAAGCCGCGCGAGCTCAACTGGGTGATCGGCTTCATCCTGTTCATCCTCGCGATGGGTGAGGGCTTCACCGGGTACTCGCTTCCCGACGACGTGCTCTCGGGCAACGGCCTGCGCATCATCGACGGCATGGTCAAGGGCATTCCGCTCATCGGCACGTGGACCTCGTTCCTGCTGTTCGGCGGCGAGTTCCCCGGCACCGCGATCGTCGGACGCCTCTACTCGCTGCACATCCTGCTGCTCCCCGCGATCCTCGTCGGGCTGCTCGTGCTCCACCTCATGCTGATGGTGATCAACAAGCACACGCAGTTCGCCGCTCCCGGCCGCTCGAACAGCAATGTGGTCGGCTACCCGATGATGCCGGTCTACATGTCGAAGATGGGCGGCTTCCTGTTCATCACGTTCGGCGTGATCGCACTCATCGCGGCGCTGTTCACGATCAACCCGATCTGGAACTACGGCCCGTACGACCCGTCGCCGGTCTCGGCGGGTACGCAGCCCGACTGGTACATCGGCTTCGCCGACGGCGCCCTGCGCCTGGTCCCCCCGGGCTGGGAGTTCGTGTTCCTCGGCCACACCTGGTCGTTCAACATCCTCGTACCGCTCGCCGTCATCGGTGTCTTCATCGTCCTCGTGCTGATCTACCCCTTCATCGAGGCGTGGGTCACCGGAGACAAGCGCGAGCACCACATCGCCCAGCGTCCCCGCAACGCCCCGACCCGCACCGCCATCGGCGCTGCCGGCGTGACGTTCTACGCGGTGCTGTGGGCGGCGGCCGCGTCGGACATCATCGCGACGCACTTCTGGCTCACGATGGAGGGCGTCATCCACACCCTTCAGGCACTTCTCATCCTCGGCCCGATCCTCGCGTACTTCGTCGCGAAGCGGATCGCGATCGCGCTGCAGAAGAAGGACCGCGAGATCGCACTGCACGGCTACGAGTCGGGCCGCATCGTGCGCCTCCCCGGTGGCGAGTACATCGAGGTCCACCAGCCGGTCGACGAGTACGAGCGGTACAAGCTGGTCGACTTCGAGACGTACGAGCCGCTCGTGGTGCGTCCCAACGCAAAGGGCCGTATCCCGTGGCACGAGAATGTCCGCGCGGCGTTCTCCCGCTGGTTCTTCGAGGACCGTCTCTCCCCCGTCACCCAGACGGAGCTCGACGAGGCGCTGTCTCACCAGCACCACGCACTGGACCACATCGCCGAGGAAGAGGATGCCGAGATCCAGGGTGCGCACGAGCGCGCCGGGGTGCCGGACGCTCCTCACGTCCCGATCGACGACGGTCACAACACCGAGTCCGCGGTGCGTCCTTCGAACGTGATCGTCCCCGAAGACGGCGAGAAGAAGCCCCGCAACCGCGAGAAGGAGTCCGGCCAGTAGAACTGGTCTCGATTCGCCCGGATGCCCCGGCCCGACACCCCTCGAGGGTTTCGGGCCGGGGCATCCTGCTTCCGCGGCTGGTTCCCGTATGACGTCAAGCCGTCGTTCGACGACCGACGATCGACGGTCGGCAGAATATCGCCCACGCCTGTCAGCCGCCGCGGGAGCAGTCTCCGCCTCCCGGGCCTAGCGTGGACGGCATGACGTCAGCACTCGACTACTTCGCCGCCAAGCTCGCCCTCGAGACGGATGCCTCCGATGTGTACGCCGCTCAGAAGGCCGGAGAGGACTTCGTTCTGATCGACGTGCGCGGCGATGAGGCGTGGGCGCAGGGGCGCATCTCCGGCGCCCGCCACCTCCCCCACCAGCAGATCGCCGAGCGCGCCGCGAGCGAGCTCGACCCCTCGGTGCCCGTCGTCGTCTACTGCTGGAGTCCGGGCTGCAACGGCGGCGCGAAAGGCGCGCTCGCGTTCGCGAAGCTCGGCTTCACCGTCCGCGAGATGATCGGCGGCTACGAGTACTGGATCCGCGAAGGGCAGCCCATCGAGAACGACGAGGGCGCGCTTCCCCGCGTGTTCGACGCGCAGGTGATGGTGGTCCGCCAGCCTGTCGCAGGCTGAGCGGCCGCTGGAGCCGCCGTCAGGCGGATTCGAGGCCCTCGGTGAATCGAGCGGCCGCTGCGCCGTAGAACGAGGCCTGAGCGCGTGCAGGGAACCGTTCGGGCGCACCGACCTCGACGTCGCAGATCACCACCGTGACGTTGTCTCGGGTTCCGGCAGCGAGTCCGAGGGCGACGGCCGCGCCGGCCGCCTCGGTGACACCGCCATGACGTGAGATGACCGCGGCGATGTCGTCGTGCGGCACGTAGTCCGTGAGGCCGTCGCTGCACAGCAGCCACCGGTCGCCGGGACGCGCTTCGTGTTCGACGACGACGACACGGTCACGCTCGCCTCCGCTCAAAGAGGCCGTGATGAGGTTGCGTCGCGGGTGGGTGGCGGCATCCTCCTCGGCCACGAGCCCTCTGTCGACGAGGACCTGCACGTACGAGTCGTCACGGGTCTGCTGGGTCAGGACGCCGTCCCGCAGCCGGTAGGCGCGCGAGTCGCCGGTGTGGGCGAGCAGCAGCGTGTCGTTCTCGGAGACGAAGACTCCCGTGAACGTCGTCGCCATGCCGTTCAGCGCGGGATCGCGCTCCACGTGCGCGCGCAGGTCCCAGTTCGCCAGCCGCACGCTCACCGCGAGCGACTCGGCATCGATGGAGTCCACGCGGCCGGCGGCGAGCCGGTGCACGAATGCGGCGGAGGCGAGGTCTCCGGCGGGGCCGCCACCGACGCCGTCGGCCACCGCTCCGCCCCAGGGCGCAGTGAACGCAGCATCCTGGTTCACAGAACGATGCGCTCCCGTGTCGGAGACAGCGGCGGCACGCAGCCGCACGCGAGAAGGCCGCAGCGGCACGATCAGCGCGCGAAGTACCCGCGGTAGTACTCGTACACCCAACCCACGATCGCGACGACGAACACGCCCACTCCGATTGGCACCATCCACGCGCCGACCGCCAGGCCGATCATCGCGAGAGCGGCCGAGAACGCGAGGACGATGGGCCACCACGACCAGGGGCTGAACTCGCCGAGCTCGGGATCGCCGTCGTCGATGTCGGACGTCAGGATGTCTTCGGGGAGCTCACCGCGCTGCGCATGGTGGACGCGTCCGAGGTAGAACGCGATCAGCGCACCCATGAGGGCGGTGAACAGCAGCGCCACGCTGCCGACCCACTCGATCGCGTCGTACCACACCTCGTCGGAGTAGAAGATGATGCTCCACGTCGTGTACGTCACCGCCATCAGCAGGAAGAACGCGGCGAGCAGCCACCACAGACCGGTGTTGGTGCGCACTTACTTCACCTCTCCCTCGGCGAGGTCGACGACGGGGGCTTCGGGCGCGTCCTTCGCAGGTCCGACGCCGACGGGGATTCCCGCCTCGGGGTGGTTGAGGTCGAACGCGGGCCGCTCGCTGCGGATGCGCGGGATCGACGTGAAGTTGTGACGCGGCGGCGGGCACGATGTCGCCCACTCCAGCGATGCTCCGTAGCCCCACGGGTCGTTGACCGTGACGCGCGGTGCCTTTCGGGCCGTGATCCACACGTTGAGCAGGAAGGGGATCATCGAGGCGCCGAGGATGATCGAGCCGATCGTCGAGACCTGGTTCTGCCACGTCCAGCCGTCCGCCGCGGAGTAGTCCGCATAGCGACGGACCATGCCGTCGACGCCAAGCCAGTGCTGGATCAGGAACGTCATGTGGAAGCCGATGAACAGCATCCAGAAGTGGACGATGCCCAGACGCTCGTTGAGCATCTTGCCGGTCCACTTCGGCCACCAGAAGTAGAAGCCGGCGAACATCGCGAACACGACGGTCCCGAAGACGACGTAGTGGAAGTGCGCGACGACGAAGTACGAGTCGGAGAGCGCGAAGTCGAGCGGGGGCGACGCGAGGATGACACCGGTCAGACCGCCGAACACGAACGAGACGAGGAATCCGAGCGAGAACACCATCGGTGTCTCGAAGGTCACCGATCCTCGCCACATCGTGCCGATCCAGTTGAAGATCTTCACACCCGTGGGCACGGCGATCAGCATCGTCATCAGTGCGAAGAACGGCAGCAGCACGGCGCCGGTGACGTACATGTGGTGGGCCCACACCGCGACCGACAGCGCCGCGATCGCGATCGTGGCGTAGACGAGGGTCTTGTAGCCGAAGATCGGCTTGCGGCTGAACACCGGCAGGATCTCGGAGATGATGCCGAAGAACGGCAGCGCGATGATGTACACCTCTGGATGACCGAAGAACCAGAAGAGGTGCTGCCAGAGCAGGACTCCGCCATTGGCCGGGTCGTAGATGTGGGCGCCGAGCACGCGGTCTGCAGCGGCGGCGAGGATCGCGGCGGCGAGCACGGGGAACGCCATCAGGATCAGGATGCTGGTGACCAGCGTGTTCCACGAGAAGATCGGCATGCGCCACATGGTCATGCCGGGCGCGCGCATCGTGATGATCGTCGTGATGAAGTTCACGGCGCCGAGGATCGTGCCGAAACCGCTCATGCCGAGGCCGAGCATCCACAGGTTTCCACCGGCACCGGGCGAGAAGCTCGCGTTGGCGAGGGGCTGGTAGGCGAACCATCCGAAGGCTGCCGCACCCTGCGGGGTGAGGAAGCCCGCGACGGCGATCGTCGAGCCGAACAGGAACAGCCAGAAGGCGAAGGCGTTCAGACGCGGGAACGCGACATCCGGTGCGCCGATCTGCAAGGGCAGGATCGCGTTCGCGAAGCCGGCGAAGAGCGGCGTGGCGAACATGAGCAGCATGATCGTGCCGTGCATCGTGAACAGCTGGTTGTACTGCTCCTTCGTCGGGATGATCTGCATCCCGGGCTCGAAGAGCTCGGCGCGGATGATCAGCGCCATCACCCCGCCGAGGAGGAAGAACAGGACGGAGGCGATGAGGTACAGGTAGCCGATCGTCTTGTGGTCGGTGGAGGTGATCCACTTGACGATGATGTTGCCCTTCTGCTCGACGCGCGAAGCGCTGAGCAGCGCCGCCTGTCGCGGCGGAAGGGTGGTCGGACGACCCTGCGTCTTCTCCTGGAGCGGAAGCGTCGTCGCCATGATCAGTGGTCTCCCTCTTCCTCGGAAGCCTCGCCCGACCCATCGGTGCCGGGCAGGTTCTGAAGTCGGTCGTACTCGTCGTTGATGTCACCGGTCTGACCGGCCTCGCGGAGCGTCTCGAGGTAGTCCTCGTACTCCGACTCGCTGACGACCTCGACGTTGAAGAGCATCATCGAGTGATATTGGCCGCACAGCTCGGCGCACTTGCCGGCGTACTCGCCCTCGCGGGTGGGCGTGAACGACCAGAGGTTGTCCTTCCCGATGTACATGTCCTTCTTGTACAGGAAGTCGATGATCCAGAACGAGTGGATCACGTCGCGCGACTGGAGCTTGATCGTGACCGACTTGTCGACCGGCAGGACCAGCGTCGGCAGTTCGCTCGTGACGTTGCCCTCGGCATCGGTCTGCGCCTGGACGCCCATGGTCCAGACCGTCTCGTCCTCGGTCTCGCCGTCGTACTGGAAGTCCCAGGCCCACTGCTTCCCGATCGCCGTGATGTTGACGTCCGGCTCTTCGGGGTGGGTCTCGAGGATCGTCTGGTCGCGTGCGGTGAAGGCGAAGAAGCCGATCACGAGGATCAGCGGCACGATCGTGTAGAAGATCTCGATCGGCATGTTGTAGCGCAGCTGGACGGGCAGACCGACCTGTCCGCGGCGGCGGCGATACGCGATCGCGGCCCAGCCCATGAGGCCCCAGGTGATGACGCCGACGACGAGCAGGACGATCCACGAGTTCACCCACAGGCCGGCGACCATGTCGGTGTGGTTCGTCGCGGGCTGACCGCTCTCGACGAAGCCGGGAAGGAAGCCGTGCAGCTCCGTCGGGGTGCATCCGGCGAGTACTGCGGCCGTTGCGATCCCGACAGGGAGAACGGCCCAGCGGATACGGCGTTTCGAGGGCACGGTGCACCTTTCCGGGTCGCGAACAGGACTCTCGCCAGTCTAGGGCAAGCATCCAGGGGATTCAGGCCATCCGCCCAGGTTGAACCGTGTCCTGAGAGCGGAAAACCGCAGGCCCGGGCGCTCCGAGGAGCGCGCCGGGCCTGCGGGAAAATCCGCTCGGATCAGTGGAAGCTGTCGCCGCACGCGCAGCTGCCGGCCGCGTTCGGGTTGTCGATCGTGAAGCCCTGCTCCGAGATCGTGTCCTTGAAGTCGATGGTCGCGCCATCGAGGTACGGGACGCTCATGTCGTCGATGATGACCTCGACGCCGTCGAAGTCGACCGTCTTGTCGCCGTCCAGGTACCGCTCGTCGAAGTAGAGCTGGTAGATCAGACCGCTGCAGCCGCCGGGCTGGACCGCCACGCGCAGGCGCAGGTCTTCGCGACCCTCCTGCGACAGGAGGCT contains the following coding sequences:
- the ctaD gene encoding cytochrome c oxidase subunit I, producing MATTLPLQEKTQGRPTTLPPRQAALLSASRVEQKGNIIVKWITSTDHKTIGYLYLIASVLFFLLGGVMALIIRAELFEPGMQIIPTKEQYNQLFTMHGTIMLLMFATPLFAGFANAILPLQIGAPDVAFPRLNAFAFWLFLFGSTIAVAGFLTPQGAAAFGWFAYQPLANASFSPGAGGNLWMLGLGMSGFGTILGAVNFITTIITMRAPGMTMWRMPIFSWNTLVTSILILMAFPVLAAAILAAAADRVLGAHIYDPANGGVLLWQHLFWFFGHPEVYIIALPFFGIISEILPVFSRKPIFGYKTLVYATIAIAALSVAVWAHHMYVTGAVLLPFFALMTMLIAVPTGVKIFNWIGTMWRGSVTFETPMVFSLGFLVSFVFGGLTGVILASPPLDFALSDSYFVVAHFHYVVFGTVVFAMFAGFYFWWPKWTGKMLNERLGIVHFWMLFIGFHMTFLIQHWLGVDGMVRRYADYSAADGWTWQNQVSTIGSIILGASMIPFLLNVWITARKAPRVTVNDPWGYGASLEWATSCPPPRHNFTSIPRIRSERPAFDLNHPEAGIPVGVGPAKDAPEAPVVDLAEGEVK
- the coxB gene encoding cytochrome c oxidase subunit II, with the translated sequence MPSKRRIRWAVLPVGIATAAVLAGCTPTELHGFLPGFVESGQPATNHTDMVAGLWVNSWIVLLVVGVITWGLMGWAAIAYRRRRGQVGLPVQLRYNMPIEIFYTIVPLILVIGFFAFTARDQTILETHPEEPDVNITAIGKQWAWDFQYDGETEDETVWTMGVQAQTDAEGNVTSELPTLVLPVDKSVTIKLQSRDVIHSFWIIDFLYKKDMYIGKDNLWSFTPTREGEYAGKCAELCGQYHSMMLFNVEVVSESEYEDYLETLREAGQTGDINDEYDRLQNLPGTDGSGEASEEEGDH
- a CDS encoding HesB/IscA family protein encodes the protein MTDTALSTDQSVREHGVLLTDAASLKVKSLLSQEGREDLRLRVAVQPGGCSGLIYQLYFDERYLDGDKTVDFDGVEVIIDDMSVPYLDGATIDFKDTISEQGFTIDNPNAAGSCACGDSFH